One genomic region from Natrinema caseinilyticum encodes:
- a CDS encoding metal-dependent transcriptional regulator, giving the protein MMLSDVMEDYLKAIYQLQRETTDRIKTSEIADELDVTSPTVTSMLDKLEERELVDREKYRGVTLTDEGETVALEIVRHHRLLEAYLTEHLDYDWSEVHAEADRLEHHISEDFEERVADALGEPTVDPHGSPIPSADLEPPERPAGESITEFDEGAAVTVAEVADHDPAVLSYLAEHGVEPGVELEILEIAPFGMVTARSSEVDEPVSLPESVAHHVRVAKPTEPKP; this is encoded by the coding sequence ATGATGCTGAGCGACGTGATGGAAGACTATCTCAAAGCCATCTACCAGCTCCAGCGCGAGACGACAGATCGGATCAAGACCTCCGAAATCGCCGACGAGCTGGACGTCACGTCGCCGACCGTTACCAGCATGCTCGACAAACTCGAAGAGCGCGAACTCGTCGACCGCGAGAAGTACCGCGGGGTGACCCTGACCGACGAGGGCGAGACCGTCGCCCTCGAAATCGTCCGCCATCACCGGTTGCTCGAGGCCTATCTCACGGAACACCTCGACTACGACTGGTCAGAGGTCCACGCGGAGGCCGATCGACTCGAGCACCACATCAGCGAGGACTTCGAGGAGCGCGTCGCCGACGCCCTCGGCGAACCCACCGTCGATCCCCACGGGTCGCCGATTCCGAGCGCCGACCTCGAACCGCCCGAACGTCCCGCCGGCGAATCGATCACCGAATTCGACGAAGGGGCCGCGGTTACGGTCGCCGAAGTCGCCGACCACGATCCGGCCGTCCTCTCGTATCTTGCCGAACACGGCGTCGAACCCGGCGTCGAACTGGAGATCCTCGAGATTGCACCGTTCGGAATGGTGACGGCTCGCTCCAGCGAGGTCGACGAACCCGTTTCGTTGCCGGAATCCGTCGCCCACCACGTCCGGGTCGCGAAACCGACGGAGCCGAAGCCGTAG
- a CDS encoding Rrf2 family transcriptional regulator, translating to MSSIELTPSQKKILRALTNLHKESEDAIKGEDIAEQVDRNPGTIRNQMQSLKALQLVEGVPGPKGGYKPTASAYEALEIQQMDEPAAVPMQHEGEPVDDTIIEEIDLSSVHHPELCRAEVHIQGSLGDIHENDAVTVGPTPLSKLVIEGTVDGKDDTNNIIILRIDDMIAPAEEPAH from the coding sequence ATGTCATCCATCGAACTCACACCCAGCCAAAAGAAAATACTCCGCGCGTTGACGAACCTCCACAAAGAGTCCGAAGACGCGATCAAGGGGGAAGATATCGCGGAACAGGTCGACCGAAACCCCGGCACGATCCGGAACCAGATGCAGAGTCTCAAAGCCCTGCAGCTGGTCGAAGGGGTACCGGGGCCGAAAGGCGGCTACAAACCCACGGCCTCCGCCTACGAGGCGCTCGAGATCCAGCAGATGGACGAACCCGCGGCGGTCCCGATGCAACACGAAGGCGAACCCGTCGACGACACCATCATCGAGGAAATCGACCTCTCGAGCGTCCACCATCCTGAACTCTGTCGCGCGGAGGTCCACATCCAGGGATCGCTCGGCGACATCCACGAAAACGACGCGGTCACCGTGGGCCCGACGCCGCTCTCGAAACTCGTCATCGAAGGGACCGTCGACGGGAAAGACGACACGAACAACATCATCATCCTTCGGATCGACGACATGATCGCGCCCGCGGAAGAACCGGCACACTGA
- the gyrA gene encoding DNA gyrase subunit A, with protein sequence MSSDVPDPTDVEARAVENVRIEDEMEQSYIDYAMSVIAGRALPDVRDGLKPVHRRILYAMHEMGVTSGSSHRKSSSIVGETMGDYHPHGDSAIYDTLVRMAQDFSMRYPLVDGQGNFGSMDGDPAAAPRYTEARMAPVAEELLSDIEKDTVDFSSNYDDRLQEPDVLPAAFPNLLVNGSSGIAVGMSTNIPPHNLGEVIDATIELIDNPDATVDELMNHVKGPDFPTGANIVGRDAIYSAYKTGRGRIRVRAEFEVEEWKSGRERIVVTELPFQANKARLVERIAEDVNEGDIDGISDLRDESDRDGVRIVVELKRGANAEVVKNKLLENHLERTFGVINLALVDGQPQVLSLKETLEEYVAHRREVVRRRSEYDLEEAEDRAHILEGRLTAVENAEDVVELIRNSEDRAAAKAALQEAYDFSEDQATHIVRMQLGSLTSMEAAEIEDEYEDVVAEIERLTEILESEQELFGVIKDELREIRDEYADERRTSIVEDQGTVTHEDLIPEEEVFVVMTEDDYVKRMPIDEFDPQGRGGKGIIGADVKDDDRVATVFRANTHDYLLCFTNQGEVYRLKTYEIPEMGRTARGKSAVNILDLDPGEDITAIVDTDAFGDDEYVTMVTRHGYVKRTAGEEFDNILSTGIIAADLEDGDELVDVEVTDGSQDLVVATEGGMTIRFDEDEVRAMGRNARGVNGIKLQDGDAVAGLVATDEADQRALLTVTENGYGKRTLLSEYRTQSRYGKGLIDIKTGERNGSVTAVKAVAADDQVVLMSERGQIVRTRVDEISTVGRNTMGVIVMEVDDGDAVASVDVIPAAAAGAGDDAGETN encoded by the coding sequence ATGAGTTCAGACGTACCCGATCCGACGGACGTAGAGGCCAGAGCGGTCGAAAACGTCCGCATCGAAGACGAAATGGAGCAGAGCTACATCGACTACGCGATGAGCGTCATCGCCGGCCGTGCCCTTCCGGACGTCCGCGACGGACTCAAACCCGTCCACCGGCGCATCCTCTATGCGATGCACGAGATGGGCGTCACGAGCGGTTCGTCCCACCGCAAGTCCTCCTCGATCGTCGGGGAGACGATGGGTGACTACCACCCCCACGGCGACAGCGCGATCTACGACACCCTGGTCCGGATGGCCCAGGACTTCTCGATGCGCTACCCGCTCGTCGACGGCCAGGGGAACTTCGGCTCGATGGACGGCGACCCGGCCGCCGCGCCCCGATACACTGAGGCGCGGATGGCGCCCGTCGCCGAGGAACTGCTCTCCGACATCGAGAAGGACACGGTCGATTTCTCGTCGAACTACGACGACCGACTGCAAGAGCCGGACGTGCTGCCGGCGGCGTTTCCCAACCTGCTGGTCAACGGCTCGTCGGGAATCGCGGTCGGCATGTCGACGAACATCCCGCCGCACAACCTCGGCGAGGTGATCGATGCGACGATCGAACTGATCGACAATCCGGACGCGACCGTCGACGAGTTGATGAATCACGTCAAGGGGCCGGACTTCCCGACAGGGGCGAACATCGTCGGCCGGGACGCCATCTACTCGGCGTACAAGACCGGCCGGGGCCGCATTCGCGTTCGCGCGGAGTTCGAGGTCGAGGAGTGGAAGTCGGGCCGCGAGCGCATCGTCGTCACCGAACTCCCCTTCCAGGCCAACAAAGCGCGACTCGTCGAACGCATCGCAGAGGACGTCAACGAGGGGGATATCGACGGCATCTCCGACCTTCGCGACGAGTCAGATCGAGACGGCGTCCGCATCGTCGTCGAACTCAAACGCGGGGCGAACGCCGAAGTCGTCAAGAACAAACTGCTCGAGAACCACTTGGAGCGAACCTTCGGCGTCATCAACCTCGCGCTGGTCGACGGCCAGCCGCAGGTCCTCTCGCTGAAGGAGACCCTCGAGGAGTACGTCGCCCACCGCCGCGAGGTCGTCCGCCGGCGCAGCGAGTACGACCTCGAAGAGGCCGAGGACCGAGCGCACATCCTCGAGGGTCGACTCACGGCCGTCGAGAACGCCGAGGACGTCGTCGAACTCATCCGAAACAGCGAGGATCGGGCGGCCGCGAAAGCGGCACTCCAGGAAGCCTACGACTTCTCCGAGGATCAGGCGACCCACATCGTCCGGATGCAACTCGGGAGTCTGACCTCGATGGAGGCCGCCGAGATCGAAGACGAGTACGAGGACGTGGTGGCCGAAATCGAGCGACTCACCGAGATCTTAGAGAGCGAGCAGGAACTGTTCGGCGTTATCAAGGACGAACTCCGCGAGATCAGAGACGAGTACGCCGACGAACGTCGGACCTCGATCGTCGAGGATCAGGGGACCGTCACACACGAGGACCTCATTCCGGAGGAGGAGGTGTTCGTGGTCATGACCGAGGACGACTACGTCAAGCGGATGCCGATCGACGAGTTCGATCCCCAGGGACGCGGCGGCAAAGGCATCATCGGCGCGGACGTCAAAGACGACGACCGCGTCGCCACGGTCTTCCGGGCGAACACCCACGACTACTTGCTCTGCTTTACCAATCAGGGCGAGGTCTATCGCCTCAAAACGTACGAAATTCCCGAGATGGGTCGGACCGCTCGAGGTAAATCGGCGGTAAACATCCTCGATCTCGATCCCGGCGAGGACATCACCGCCATCGTCGATACCGACGCGTTCGGCGACGACGAATACGTGACGATGGTCACCCGACACGGCTACGTCAAGCGCACCGCCGGCGAGGAGTTCGACAACATCCTCTCGACGGGTATCATCGCCGCCGATCTCGAGGACGGCGACGAACTCGTCGACGTCGAAGTGACCGACGGGTCCCAGGACCTCGTGGTCGCGACGGAGGGCGGTATGACGATTCGCTTCGACGAGGACGAGGTTCGAGCGATGGGACGCAACGCCCGCGGCGTCAACGGCATCAAATTGCAGGACGGCGACGCGGTCGCGGGGCTGGTTGCGACGGACGAAGCTGATCAACGCGCGCTGCTGACGGTCACGGAAAACGGCTACGGTAAACGGACGCTCCTTTCGGAATACCGAACGCAGTCGCGATACGGCAAGGGGCTGATCGACATCAAGACGGGTGAGCGAAACGGCTCCGTAACGGCCGTGAAAGCGGTTGCGGCGGACGATCAGGTCGTGCTAATGAGCGAGCGCGGCCAGATCGTCCGCACGCGCGTCGACGAAATTTCGACCGTGGGTCGGAACACGATGGGCGTGATCGTCATGGAGGTCGACGACGGAGACGCGGTCGCGAGCGTCGACGTGATTCCGGCTGCCGCGGCTGGTGCTGGGGACGACGCGGGCGAGACGAACTGA